One stretch of Bombus terrestris chromosome 5, iyBomTerr1.2, whole genome shotgun sequence DNA includes these proteins:
- the LOC100649806 gene encoding bromodomain-containing protein 7 isoform X1: MGSKKHKKHKRERHEEGQYTSTDKPRTLKLILKVGGSSGTPEYGNESPSQTTMLSQHLGVYQQQLGLNCPVTQESEYDRYVGHKKLKKKKKKKDKRHKHHHKDKKRRREESSQESVGDADESLAEIPKKIPNHQLLPPRPPSSGEHRVGVTSHINSLSPHREPRTCVLRKIAERTPLQRLLEHLLRSMEKRDPQQFFAWPVTDSIAPGYSQIITNPMDFSTIKQKIDDNSYQNLNEFVDDFKLMCDNATTYNHPDTIYYKAAKKLLHVGLKMVTPEKLRQLRPVLTYMQDISKEELGFELGTEDPNNPDVPVTEEQIEREREQEERNEEAEELRKENQRKMRLANLGKFEAIPDDMTPEEILKQARGAAKVASDKLTLKRLNSKMGFLRQKKDGTTSLQIIVPGDGVIPGTNQRPVSLVQLIGKLNHGTGALAGFREDRRNMSKPVKPLYYGAFGSYAPSYDSTFANLTKEETDLVYQTYGDETAVQYAESILDFAKDCDYTLTMVDDLLDILTGGDHRKTKKFLEEKRRLKEEEEKIKHLLEKPMQDVNRNIPALDNVKVDIDQLKTLSELGIDVNFLENMEEELKLNEERTTLQNRLDDTSQMLGRLKQVQHERLSAPPPAHLSNVTKASEAEVMIADKITDNLTEIAKKLPPSAIAPVDGLRRAMGIAPLGGPEPMEVEPITHNPTIVAENNLLSQTSNNQVPSNLLSAPSPIQNTNLLSPTSQQNQPINIVNTNQPPIQIQIGMTHNQTPPSLLSTSETSAVPDLESELREFLESDPTLGHSPLHDDKTLEDILSES; this comes from the exons ATGGGCTCGAAGAAGCATAAAAAGCACAAGCGCGAAAGGCACGAAG aAGGGCAGTATACAAGCACGGATAAACCCCGTACCTTGAAGTTAATTTTAAAGGTTGGGGGTAGCAGTGGGACACCTGAATACGGGAACGAATCCCCAAGCCAGACAACAATGTTGTCCCAACATTTGGGTGTTTACCAACAACAGTTGGGTCTCAACTGTCCTGTTACACAAGAATCTGAATATGACAGATACGTAGGGCATAAAAagcttaaaaagaaaaagaaaaagaaggataaaAGACACAAGCATCAtcataaagataaaaaaaggagaagagaggAATCCAGTCAAGAATCAGTGGGAGATGCCGATGAAAGTTTAGCAGAAATCCCTAAAAAGATTCCTAATCATCAATTGTTACCTCCAAGGCCACCATCTAGTGGAGAACACCGAGTTGGTGTTACTAGCCATATTAACTCTCTTTCTCCACACCGTGAACCTAGAACTTGTGTACTTAGAAAAATTGCTGAACGTACACCTCTTCAACGACTATTGGAACATCTTCTTAGGTCAATGGAAAAACGTGACCCGCAGCAATTTTTTGCTTGGCCGGTCACAGATAGTATTGCACCTGGATACTCTCAAATCATTACTAATCCTATGGATTTCAGTACTATAAAGCAGAAAATAGACGATAATAGTTATCAAAACTTAAATGAATTTGTAGACGATTTTAAACTAATGTGTGATAACGCTACTACTTATAACCACCCAGATACAATTTATTACAAGGCAGCAAAGAAATTATTGCATGTTGGCCTAAAAATGGTTACACCTGAAAAACTTCGTCAATTAAGACCTGTACTAACTTACATGCAGGATATCTCAAAAGAGGAGCTTGGGTTTGAATTGGGTACAGAAGATCCTAATAATCCAGACGTTCCCGTAACAGAGGAGCAAATCGAACGGGAACGGGAACAGGAGGAACGTAACGAAGAGGCAGAAGAACTTCGAAAAGAGAACCAAAGGAAAATGAGATTAGCAAATTTAGGTAAATTTGAAGCCATTCCGGATGATATGACGCCGGAGGAAATCTTAaaacaagcccgaggagccgctaAAGTAGCATCGGATAAGTTAACGTTGAAAAGGTTGAATTCCAAGATGGGTTTCCTTAGACAAAAGAAAGACGGAACTACTAGTTTACAGATCATAGTGCCGGGAGACGGTGTGATTCCTGGAACTAATCAAAGACCAGTGTCATTAGTGCAGCTTATAGGTAAATTGAATCATGGTACAGGAGCGTTAGCAGGATTCCGAGAAGATAGGAGAAATATGTCTAAACCAGTTAAACCTTTATATTACGGTGCCTTTGGTTCTTATGCTCCAAGTTACGATTCCACGTTCGCTAATCTGACAAAGGAGGAAACAGACTTGGTATATCAGACATATGGCGATGAGACTGCTGTACAATATGCAGAATCCATATTAGACTTTGCTAAAGACTGTGATTATACGTTAACTATGGTCGACGATCTGTTGGATATCCTGACAGGAGGAGATCACAGAAAAACTAAGAAGTTCCTTGAGGAAAAGCGAAGACtcaaagaggaagaagaaaagataaagCATTTATTAGAGAAGCCTATGCAAGATGTTAATCGCAATATCCCAGCTTTAGACAATGTTAAAGTTGATATCGACCAACTGAAGACATTGTCAGAATTAGGAATTGACGTTAATTTCTTGGAGAATATGG aggAGGAATTGAAGCTGAACGAGGAGCGTACAACTTTACAGAATCGATTAGACGATACGTCCCAGATGTTAGGTCGTTTAAAGCAGGTGCAGCACGAACGACTCTCGGCTCCACCACCCGCTCATTTATCAAATGTTACTAAAGCGTCGGAGGCGGAAGTAATGATAGCCGACAAAATCACAGACAATTTAACGGAAATAGCGAAGAAACTTCCTCCCTCAGCTATTGCTCCCGTAGACGGCTTGCGAAGAGCTATGGGCATAGCACCTCTTGGTGGACCAGAACCCATGGAAGTAGAACCAATCACGCATAATCCAACCATCGTTGCGGAGAATAATCTCTTATCGCAAACTAGTAACAATCAAGTCCCATCAAATCTGTTATCGGCTCCGTCACCGATTCAGAATACTAATTTACTCAGTCCAACCAGTCAACAAAATCAACCAATTAATATCGTGAATACCAATCAACCACCTATTCAGATACAGATCGGTATGACGCATAATCAGACTCCTCCGTCTTTATTGAGCACGTCAGAGACTTCTGCGGTACCAGATTTAGAATCGGAGCTTCGAGAATTTCTAGAGAGCGATCCTACATTAGGACACTCACCACTCCATGACGATAAAACTTTGGAGGATATTTTATCCGAATCTTAG
- the LOC100649806 gene encoding bromodomain-containing protein 7 isoform X2 has protein sequence MLSQHLGVYQQQLGLNCPVTQESEYDRYVGHKKLKKKKKKKDKRHKHHHKDKKRRREESSQESVGDADESLAEIPKKIPNHQLLPPRPPSSGEHRVGVTSHINSLSPHREPRTCVLRKIAERTPLQRLLEHLLRSMEKRDPQQFFAWPVTDSIAPGYSQIITNPMDFSTIKQKIDDNSYQNLNEFVDDFKLMCDNATTYNHPDTIYYKAAKKLLHVGLKMVTPEKLRQLRPVLTYMQDISKEELGFELGTEDPNNPDVPVTEEQIEREREQEERNEEAEELRKENQRKMRLANLGKFEAIPDDMTPEEILKQARGAAKVASDKLTLKRLNSKMGFLRQKKDGTTSLQIIVPGDGVIPGTNQRPVSLVQLIGKLNHGTGALAGFREDRRNMSKPVKPLYYGAFGSYAPSYDSTFANLTKEETDLVYQTYGDETAVQYAESILDFAKDCDYTLTMVDDLLDILTGGDHRKTKKFLEEKRRLKEEEEKIKHLLEKPMQDVNRNIPALDNVKVDIDQLKTLSELGIDVNFLENMEEELKLNEERTTLQNRLDDTSQMLGRLKQVQHERLSAPPPAHLSNVTKASEAEVMIADKITDNLTEIAKKLPPSAIAPVDGLRRAMGIAPLGGPEPMEVEPITHNPTIVAENNLLSQTSNNQVPSNLLSAPSPIQNTNLLSPTSQQNQPINIVNTNQPPIQIQIGMTHNQTPPSLLSTSETSAVPDLESELREFLESDPTLGHSPLHDDKTLEDILSES, from the exons ATGTTGTCCCAACATTTGGGTGTTTACCAACAACAGTTGGGTCTCAACTGTCCTGTTACACAAGAATCTGAATATGACAGATACGTAGGGCATAAAAagcttaaaaagaaaaagaaaaagaaggataaaAGACACAAGCATCAtcataaagataaaaaaaggagaagagaggAATCCAGTCAAGAATCAGTGGGAGATGCCGATGAAAGTTTAGCAGAAATCCCTAAAAAGATTCCTAATCATCAATTGTTACCTCCAAGGCCACCATCTAGTGGAGAACACCGAGTTGGTGTTACTAGCCATATTAACTCTCTTTCTCCACACCGTGAACCTAGAACTTGTGTACTTAGAAAAATTGCTGAACGTACACCTCTTCAACGACTATTGGAACATCTTCTTAGGTCAATGGAAAAACGTGACCCGCAGCAATTTTTTGCTTGGCCGGTCACAGATAGTATTGCACCTGGATACTCTCAAATCATTACTAATCCTATGGATTTCAGTACTATAAAGCAGAAAATAGACGATAATAGTTATCAAAACTTAAATGAATTTGTAGACGATTTTAAACTAATGTGTGATAACGCTACTACTTATAACCACCCAGATACAATTTATTACAAGGCAGCAAAGAAATTATTGCATGTTGGCCTAAAAATGGTTACACCTGAAAAACTTCGTCAATTAAGACCTGTACTAACTTACATGCAGGATATCTCAAAAGAGGAGCTTGGGTTTGAATTGGGTACAGAAGATCCTAATAATCCAGACGTTCCCGTAACAGAGGAGCAAATCGAACGGGAACGGGAACAGGAGGAACGTAACGAAGAGGCAGAAGAACTTCGAAAAGAGAACCAAAGGAAAATGAGATTAGCAAATTTAGGTAAATTTGAAGCCATTCCGGATGATATGACGCCGGAGGAAATCTTAaaacaagcccgaggagccgctaAAGTAGCATCGGATAAGTTAACGTTGAAAAGGTTGAATTCCAAGATGGGTTTCCTTAGACAAAAGAAAGACGGAACTACTAGTTTACAGATCATAGTGCCGGGAGACGGTGTGATTCCTGGAACTAATCAAAGACCAGTGTCATTAGTGCAGCTTATAGGTAAATTGAATCATGGTACAGGAGCGTTAGCAGGATTCCGAGAAGATAGGAGAAATATGTCTAAACCAGTTAAACCTTTATATTACGGTGCCTTTGGTTCTTATGCTCCAAGTTACGATTCCACGTTCGCTAATCTGACAAAGGAGGAAACAGACTTGGTATATCAGACATATGGCGATGAGACTGCTGTACAATATGCAGAATCCATATTAGACTTTGCTAAAGACTGTGATTATACGTTAACTATGGTCGACGATCTGTTGGATATCCTGACAGGAGGAGATCACAGAAAAACTAAGAAGTTCCTTGAGGAAAAGCGAAGACtcaaagaggaagaagaaaagataaagCATTTATTAGAGAAGCCTATGCAAGATGTTAATCGCAATATCCCAGCTTTAGACAATGTTAAAGTTGATATCGACCAACTGAAGACATTGTCAGAATTAGGAATTGACGTTAATTTCTTGGAGAATATGG aggAGGAATTGAAGCTGAACGAGGAGCGTACAACTTTACAGAATCGATTAGACGATACGTCCCAGATGTTAGGTCGTTTAAAGCAGGTGCAGCACGAACGACTCTCGGCTCCACCACCCGCTCATTTATCAAATGTTACTAAAGCGTCGGAGGCGGAAGTAATGATAGCCGACAAAATCACAGACAATTTAACGGAAATAGCGAAGAAACTTCCTCCCTCAGCTATTGCTCCCGTAGACGGCTTGCGAAGAGCTATGGGCATAGCACCTCTTGGTGGACCAGAACCCATGGAAGTAGAACCAATCACGCATAATCCAACCATCGTTGCGGAGAATAATCTCTTATCGCAAACTAGTAACAATCAAGTCCCATCAAATCTGTTATCGGCTCCGTCACCGATTCAGAATACTAATTTACTCAGTCCAACCAGTCAACAAAATCAACCAATTAATATCGTGAATACCAATCAACCACCTATTCAGATACAGATCGGTATGACGCATAATCAGACTCCTCCGTCTTTATTGAGCACGTCAGAGACTTCTGCGGTACCAGATTTAGAATCGGAGCTTCGAGAATTTCTAGAGAGCGATCCTACATTAGGACACTCACCACTCCATGACGATAAAACTTTGGAGGATATTTTATCCGAATCTTAG